From a region of the Oryza sativa Japonica Group chromosome 6, ASM3414082v1 genome:
- the LOC4340945 gene encoding amine oxidase [copper-containing] alpha 3, peroxisomal isoform X2 — MGHPVVAVAIVFVSAAIAMAASSQYSHHPLDPLTATEITAIRAAVLASPLVPARPLFFHYVGLDEPDKPDVLSYAYGAADAAATSSQMTLPRRAFVIARAGGQSHEFTVDIAADNASVLSHAVHRGPGFPMFTDEDQIAAMALPYTYPPFVESVRRRGLDVGEVGCGVLSRGWFGAEQPAYGGARVAKMKCVVVDYNATANIYARPVEGVVMVVDLDRMAIIGYRDRAVFTVPKAEGTDYRADKVGPPFTGPAAPPGVVMQPEGRGFHVHGHLVKWANWEFHVGFDMRAGTVISLASVNDTDAGGLKRRVLYRGFVSEIFVPYMDPEEEWYFHTFTDAGEYGLGALASQLQRGADCPANAVYMDGYYAGSDGKPVKAEDVICLFERYAGDVAWRHTNGIGLGGLFSEVRPDVTLVVRMVVTVGNYDYTLDWEFKTVGSIKIVVSLSGILEMKAINYTHVDQIREDTHGTLITENTIGVYHDHFVTYHLDLDIDGTRNSFIKNNIVPKCNTGVRATGGAPTPRRSYWTVLYEVAETEAEGQVNINSAPADLLFVNPSKKMKIGNEVGYRLIPTGATATSLLADDDYPERRASYTKKQVWVTPYNKSEKWASGLYAEQSTGDDNLAAWSKRSIKDEDIVLWYTVGLHHVPYQEDFPVMPTISGALEVRPSNFFERNPLIRTKPPENSPNCSCSIGGSA, encoded by the exons ATGGGGCAtcctgtcgtcgccgtcgccatcgtcttcgtctccgccgccatcgccatggcgGCGAGCTCCCAGTACTCCCACCACCCGCTCGACCCGCTCACCGCCACGGAGATCACCGccatccgcgccgccgtgctcgcctcCCCGCTCGTGCCGGCCCGCCCGCTTTTCTTCCACTACGTCGGCCTCGACGAGCCTGACAAGCCGGACGTCCTCTCCTACGCCTatggcgccgccgacgccgctgccaCCTCCTCCCAAATgaccctgccgcgccgcgcgttcGTCATCGCGCGGGCCGGCGGCCAGTCGCACGAGTTCACCGTCGACATCGCCGCCGACAACGCGTCCGTGCTCTCGCACGCCGTCCACCGCGGGCCCGGCTTCCCGATGTTCACGGACGAGGACCAGATCGCGGCCATGGCGCTGCCGTACACGTACCCACCGTTCGTGGAgtccgtccggcggcgcgggctGGACGTCGGCGAGGTCGGCTGCGGGGTGCTCTCGAGGGGGTGGTTCGGCGCCGAGCAGCCGGCGTACGGCGGCGCCAGGGTGGCGAAGATGAAGTGCGTGGTGGTGGACTACAACGCCACGGCGAACATCTACGCGCGGCCGGTGGAAGgcgtggtgatggtggtggacCTCGACCGGATGGCCATCATCGGGTACAGGGACAGGGCGGTGTTCACGGTGCCCAAGGCGGAAGGGACGGACTACCGGGCGGACAAGGTCGGGCCGCCGTTCACGggaccggcggcgccgcccggcgTGGTGATGCAGCCGGAGGGCAGGGGGTTCCACGTCCACGGCCATCTTGTCAA ATGGGCCAACTGGGAGTTCCATGTGGGTTTTGACATGCGCGCTGGCACGGTCATCTCTCTGGCCTCGGTGAACGACACCGATGCCGGTGGGCTGAAGCGGCGGGTGCTCTACCGCGGCTTCGTTTCGGAGATCTTCGTACCGTACATGGATCCGGAGGAGGAGTGGTACTTCCACACGTTCACGGACGCCGGCGAGTACGGCCTCGGAGCCTTGGCGTCGCAGCTTCAGCGTGGTGCCGACTGCCCAGCCAACGCTGTCTACATGGATGGCTACTACGCCGGCTCCGACGGCAAGCCCGTGAAAGCCGAGGACGTGATCTGTCTGTTCGAGCGATACGCTGGTGATGTCGCATGGCGCCACACCAATGGCATTGGGCTGGGCGGATTG TTCTCGGAGGTCCGGCCGGACGTGACCTTGGTGGTGAGGATGGTGGTGACGGTTGGGAACTATGACTACACATTGGACTGGGAGTTTAAGACCGTTGGCTCCATTAAGATTGTG GTGTCTCTTAGCGGTATCCTGGAGATGAAGGCCATAAACTACACGCACGTCGACCAAATCAGGGAAGACACACATGGCACGCTGATCACCGAGAACACCATCGGTGTCTACCATGACCACTTTGTTACCTACCACCTCGACCTCGACATTGATGGCACCCGGAACTCTTTCATCAAAAACAACATCGTTCCTAAGTGCAACACTGGCGTTCGTGCAACCGGCGGTGCTCCCACACCGAGGAGGAGCTACTGGACAGTACTATATGAGGTTGCCGAGACTGAGGCGGAAGGCCAGGTGAACATTAATAGCGCTCCTGCTGACCTCCTCTTCGTCAACCCGAGCAAGAAGATGAAGATTGGCAATGAGGTAGGTTACCGGCTCATTCCAACTGGTGCGACAGCAACGTCATTGTTGGCCGACGATGACTACCCGGAGCGCCGTGCAAGCTACACCAAGAAGCAGGTCTGGGTTACGCCGTATAACAAGTCGGAGAAGTGGGCATCCGGATTATACGCCGAGCAAAGCACGGGAGATGACAACTTGGCCGCCTGGAGCAAGAG AAGTATAAAGGATGAAGACATTGTACTGTGGTATACGGTTGGTCTGCACCATGTTCCGTACCAGGAGGACTTCCCAGTGATGCCAACTATCAGCGGTGCATTAGAGGTCCGTCCATCCAACTTCTTCGAGAGGAACCCGCTTATCAGAACAAAGCCACCCGAAAACTCCCCAAACTGCTCGTGCAGCATTGGAGGATCTGCTTAA
- the LOC4340945 gene encoding amine oxidase [copper-containing] alpha 3, peroxisomal isoform X1, which yields MGHPVVAVAIVFVSAAIAMAASSQYSHHPLDPLTATEITAIRAAVLASPLVPARPLFFHYVGLDEPDKPDVLSYAYGAADAAATSSQMTLPRRAFVIARAGGQSHEFTVDIAADNASVLSHAVHRGPGFPMFTDEDQIAAMALPYTYPPFVESVRRRGLDVGEVGCGVLSRGWFGAEQPAYGGARVAKMKCVVVDYNATANIYARPVEGVVMVVDLDRMAIIGYRDRAVFTVPKAEGTDYRADKVGPPFTGPAAPPGVVMQPEGRGFHVHGHLVKWANWEFHVGFDMRAGTVISLASVNDTDAGGLKRRVLYRGFVSEIFVPYMDPEEEWYFHTFTDAGEYGLGALASQLQRGADCPANAVYMDGYYAGSDGKPVKAEDVICLFERYAGDVAWRHTNGIGLGGLFSEVRPDVTLVVRMVVTVGNYDYTLDWEFKTVGSIKIVVSLSGILEMKAINYTHVDQIREDTHGTLITENTIGVYHDHFVTYHLDLDIDGTRNSFIKNNIVPKCNTGVRATGGAPTPRRSYWTVLYEVAETEAEGQVNINSAPADLLFVNPSKKMKIGNEVGYRLIPTGATATSLLADDDYPERRASYTKKQVWVTPYNKSEKWASGLYAEQSTGDDNLAAWSKRNRSIKDEDIVLWYTVGLHHVPYQEDFPVMPTISGALEVRPSNFFERNPLIRTKPPENSPNCSCSIGGSA from the exons ATGGGGCAtcctgtcgtcgccgtcgccatcgtcttcgtctccgccgccatcgccatggcgGCGAGCTCCCAGTACTCCCACCACCCGCTCGACCCGCTCACCGCCACGGAGATCACCGccatccgcgccgccgtgctcgcctcCCCGCTCGTGCCGGCCCGCCCGCTTTTCTTCCACTACGTCGGCCTCGACGAGCCTGACAAGCCGGACGTCCTCTCCTACGCCTatggcgccgccgacgccgctgccaCCTCCTCCCAAATgaccctgccgcgccgcgcgttcGTCATCGCGCGGGCCGGCGGCCAGTCGCACGAGTTCACCGTCGACATCGCCGCCGACAACGCGTCCGTGCTCTCGCACGCCGTCCACCGCGGGCCCGGCTTCCCGATGTTCACGGACGAGGACCAGATCGCGGCCATGGCGCTGCCGTACACGTACCCACCGTTCGTGGAgtccgtccggcggcgcgggctGGACGTCGGCGAGGTCGGCTGCGGGGTGCTCTCGAGGGGGTGGTTCGGCGCCGAGCAGCCGGCGTACGGCGGCGCCAGGGTGGCGAAGATGAAGTGCGTGGTGGTGGACTACAACGCCACGGCGAACATCTACGCGCGGCCGGTGGAAGgcgtggtgatggtggtggacCTCGACCGGATGGCCATCATCGGGTACAGGGACAGGGCGGTGTTCACGGTGCCCAAGGCGGAAGGGACGGACTACCGGGCGGACAAGGTCGGGCCGCCGTTCACGggaccggcggcgccgcccggcgTGGTGATGCAGCCGGAGGGCAGGGGGTTCCACGTCCACGGCCATCTTGTCAA ATGGGCCAACTGGGAGTTCCATGTGGGTTTTGACATGCGCGCTGGCACGGTCATCTCTCTGGCCTCGGTGAACGACACCGATGCCGGTGGGCTGAAGCGGCGGGTGCTCTACCGCGGCTTCGTTTCGGAGATCTTCGTACCGTACATGGATCCGGAGGAGGAGTGGTACTTCCACACGTTCACGGACGCCGGCGAGTACGGCCTCGGAGCCTTGGCGTCGCAGCTTCAGCGTGGTGCCGACTGCCCAGCCAACGCTGTCTACATGGATGGCTACTACGCCGGCTCCGACGGCAAGCCCGTGAAAGCCGAGGACGTGATCTGTCTGTTCGAGCGATACGCTGGTGATGTCGCATGGCGCCACACCAATGGCATTGGGCTGGGCGGATTG TTCTCGGAGGTCCGGCCGGACGTGACCTTGGTGGTGAGGATGGTGGTGACGGTTGGGAACTATGACTACACATTGGACTGGGAGTTTAAGACCGTTGGCTCCATTAAGATTGTG GTGTCTCTTAGCGGTATCCTGGAGATGAAGGCCATAAACTACACGCACGTCGACCAAATCAGGGAAGACACACATGGCACGCTGATCACCGAGAACACCATCGGTGTCTACCATGACCACTTTGTTACCTACCACCTCGACCTCGACATTGATGGCACCCGGAACTCTTTCATCAAAAACAACATCGTTCCTAAGTGCAACACTGGCGTTCGTGCAACCGGCGGTGCTCCCACACCGAGGAGGAGCTACTGGACAGTACTATATGAGGTTGCCGAGACTGAGGCGGAAGGCCAGGTGAACATTAATAGCGCTCCTGCTGACCTCCTCTTCGTCAACCCGAGCAAGAAGATGAAGATTGGCAATGAGGTAGGTTACCGGCTCATTCCAACTGGTGCGACAGCAACGTCATTGTTGGCCGACGATGACTACCCGGAGCGCCGTGCAAGCTACACCAAGAAGCAGGTCTGGGTTACGCCGTATAACAAGTCGGAGAAGTGGGCATCCGGATTATACGCCGAGCAAAGCACGGGAGATGACAACTTGGCCGCCTGGAGCAAGAG GAACAGAAGTATAAAGGATGAAGACATTGTACTGTGGTATACGGTTGGTCTGCACCATGTTCCGTACCAGGAGGACTTCCCAGTGATGCCAACTATCAGCGGTGCATTAGAGGTCCGTCCATCCAACTTCTTCGAGAGGAACCCGCTTATCAGAACAAAGCCACCCGAAAACTCCCCAAACTGCTCGTGCAGCATTGGAGGATCTGCTTAA